The genome window TGAGGACACAGATAATACAGGAGGATTCACACAGAGTATGCAGGTCAGTCTTCATTTAATGACATCCAATCTGTCATACCAATAGAAATAGCTGTTGATTCAGAGCTCATGGATTAAGATTAGTTGGATTTCATAATGTTCTCAGTCGATGAGGAAGTCTAGCCCTCTAGCTAGGGGTACTTGAGACAATGCAAGACAGGCAACTCAGCCAGTCTCTCTGTAAACAAGAGTCATTAAACAATGAGCTGCTATTATCACATCTCTTTGCTGTGGACTGACATAGCCATCGGAATCATcaatttcaatcaatttgaGGAAAGTGCTCTTCTCTATTTCTACATGTATGCCAGTAACAGATATCTCCTGTGTATGGGGTAGAACAAAGACAGACCATGTAGCAGAGACACGCCTTGTCACGCTCACCGCATAAAAACACCTTTTGTCTTGATTTTCAGCCAGTCCAGCGAGTGGACAGAGAAGTCATAGCTCGGTTACGGAACTGTGTCGTTGCCATGGCAAATAACCGAATGATGCTATTTGATACCAGTGTGCTGTATACCTTTGAGGCTTCACAAAAGTATGCTGTAAGTAAGAAGTAACTAATCATTGTGCTTGCAAAGGATGTGAAGGGAGCTtatccctgcattctggttgtgactttgtccacaaAAGACCAATTTAGGACAcaaaacattgggtgatatgaataaagactagcaaatgcttttatctaaaactccatgtacatttacactaggcctttctgtacaaaattgaagtaaaagcatttgctagtctttttttatatcacccaatgtcttgaagacaacttatcatcgccaTCCTGGATTCCTTAGGTTGTGACCGTCTTTCTCCTCTGTTGTATTTGAGTTGTCAcgcatgtagagaaaataatgtTGACAAATCTATTTCAGATCAAGGAGCTCCTCAAACCAGAGGTTCAGGATGAGGTGGTTAGTTTGGCGAGACAGCGACTCGAGACAGAAAGTTAGGTTTTATGCTCATTTCGGTGGAGAGACATTGGACATCGGATACAAAATAAGACTGGATCAGATAGCCGTGTACTAAAGACTAAGTCATGCTGAATGTGGCACTCGGAATGAGATGGATATTCATTTGTGAATAATTGGAGTGACTATCTCAGCGATGCCCTAGATTTCtagggttggggggggggggggggtagaagATAGTGATTGACTGATGCTTTTTCATGGAATGCTGGTAACTTTACAGAACAAAACAAAAGACGTTTCttttatttacattttattGGTTGGAAATCTGTCACTGCCTGATATGCCTGGGATACGGTAAGAAATAAACGcatatttgtataaaatcatttGTAGTATTACTTATTCAGTTGTTGATCATACATGGTAATTTACAGAATTGTCCTAGAAGTTAGATGGTGTATTGATAGTTTACATCACTGAGAGAATCTCAGATGATTAATTTGGAAACTCAATTGACCACAAATCTGAAAGTCTGACATTATCAGAGTTCAGTCCCCCAAACAGAACAAAGCCACTATCAGTAGCAGCAGCTGGGAACCAGCCCCTGGGGGTTGGGGTGGCACCTGTCAAGGCGAGTTTCCTCAGTTCGTTCATCTTTGGATCAAAACACCATAATTCATCTAAAAACTTCCCTGCTCCTGCATGGCCGGTTTCTGCTGGGGCTATTTCTCCTCCAAAGATGAAGAGCTTGCCATCCCTAGAAACTAACCCAAAGACACTGCGAGGCTGAATTGGGTTGGCTAGATTAACCTTTGACCAAGTCAAGGTTGTAAGGTTGAGTTCATGCATGTCATTGAGCTCTTCTCCAGCAAACCCAAAAACAATGTAGAGTTTGTTATCAATTATAGCAATGTTACATCCTCCCCTTGGTCTGATGTCGTCACATGATGGAAGTTGTTCCCAAGTATCGGTTTCTGTGTCAAAAGAATGCAAGTCATTCAGACGTCCTTGTTCACCACAACCACCAAAGACATAGAACTTCGTTCCAGCTGACGTCATGGCATGAAAACTACGGACGGAAGGAGGAGTTCCGTTGGGTGCCACGTTAATCCACAAATTCTTTTCAGTATCGAAACTGAACAGGTCACTCTTGGCACCCTCACTCATGTCAACGCCAACCCGGCCGCCAAATAGATACAACTTTGAGCCTACGGTGCACATCGTTGGAGCTATCCTCCCACCTGGGGTTACTCCCATTCCACGGACTTGTTCCCAAGATTGTTCCTCAAAATCATAGCAGTGGAGGGCATCGTCTATGGGAAGCCGAGGGAGGAGCTCCCCTCCACACATGTATAGTTTATTCCCGACTACAGTCATGGCATGGCTGCTCCGATTCAAAGGAAGGCTGCCTTTCTGTACCAACTTTTGACAGACAGCCTGGAAAGTACAGAATAAAATGATGGTGGTAGCTAGCCAGCCATAAGAAATGAACGACATATTCTGCTGCATGTGGTACAGCTGCCCTCTACCCTGAATGTTGGATGTCCACAATTGACTAGGAACTGGCCTTTTGGCACTCTTGTAGTGCTGTCCCCTCGAACCGAATTCCCCATCTTGAGCTTCAGGGACTTTCAGTGGGCACCAACCAATGAATGAACTTATGTGTGCAAGAGGAGTCGAGCCTGCGACTCATCCCCTTCCCTTTGCTTTGGCAAGCCCAATGAATTTAGGACAACTGGCGCATGGCTGGCATGGCAGACAGAGGGACTCAGGGAGATACTTCTCCTGTTCAGAATAATTGTGAACAAACCTGCATCATAGACTAAGATCAGAAACAGGtgggtgtatacaaaacaaaGTCCTACAAAGACATACACCCGTATTGAAACGTGCAGAAACGTGCAGAAACCGTGAAAatatagagtgactcaaccgcCTCCACGCGGGGAcaaatggtattaggctagtgGGCGTGGCATTCCTTTAAAATGCGCCAGTCTCGCGCACCTTAATCAAAAGCGTTGTAAGAGAAGACCTGAAGTACCTTTTGTAAATGTGCGCAAGATTAGTACATTTAACCACACGGTCACTCATTCGTTATTGAACCTCGGTTTCGTTTAGTTCGCTCTTATCCCGGATCTTCCCTTTGCTGCAAACATGGTGAATCTTGGTGAGGTTTTCCCGAATTTTGAGGCTAAATCCTCTGCAGGTGATATAAAGTTTTACGAATGGCTTGCTGACAGGTAAGAATAGAAAATAGGGCAAGTTGAATTTCGCTTAGGTTAGATATTAACAATTTATAGAGGTTCAGAAATCTTACGTGTACGAGCACGTACGTCGACAAGCTTTTTGGCTccccgtaggggagtctatacgataccgcagtgtccgtcgtccgtcgtcgtcgtcgtcgtcgtcgtcgtcgtcgtcgtcgtcgtcgtcgtcgtcgtcgtcgtcgtcgtcgtcgtcgtcgtcgtcgtcgtcgtcgtcgtcgtcgtccgtcgtatcctagttcaaaaacagtggcacgttttttaaccgctaggcctatgaacttaaaactttgtacacatgaccccctaggtcagatgacccgtgacactaaatttctgtcccatctgattctctacttggccaccagggggccaaatgtggatatctaaaaagtgtgatatctcgcttattagtgacttgttttcgataaaacttttgtggtaggtactcatagcaaggatacatcatatatcttacgggtttttaatttgatctacttttcaaggtcgcagaggtcaaatggcgtgaattggccgtttgagtgtaactatggcacgtttctcaaccaccaaagctatgagcttgaaacttggtacatataaccccctatatcagataacctctggtgctgaatttcagcctgatctgattcttgactttgccaccaggcggccaaaacagaaaaagtaagaagtgcaatagcctgcttattagcaaattgtttttgatgaaatttttatggcagggacccctagcaaggttacctcagatgttgcacgattttttggatttgacctactttttaaggtcgcagaggtcaaatggcgtaaatttgccgtttgagtgtaactatggcacgtttctcaaccgcaacagttatgaacttgaaactttgaacaaatgaccccctaggtcagttgaccttttacactgaattttggttcggtctgattattgacttggccaccagggggcccaaactcaaaactcaaaaagtgtgatttctcgcttattactgatttgtttttgataaaagtttcatggtaggtactcccagcaaggatacatcacatatcttacaggtttttgatttgacccacctttcaagttcacagaggtcaaagttgaaaactttaccgttcttggtacgttttgtcgttgttcaatgtaaagagttttaattttgtgtaatgatgcatctaagaagccactatttgtatgccaagtttcagccagatcggaattcaaatatggccgaaattgcatgttttgtgggtttttcctcgtattgtggcaatccaaaggtcgtgagttcaaaccccggtcaaggacagccaaaaatatttttatttttcatcttttccttttttcttttctgagttctatcttacattttcttcattttttgatttatttggtgccatagatttaattaggcggccatcttggaaatcgttttttgccaattgctgtagtgtaacgagtgatgaaattgttatggtcaggtggatgtgtctacatcacatatcaccctggtttgttatttgacctacctgtcagggtcactgaggtcaaagttaaaaatatattcaccgtgaccattgtcatggagtggcacgtttcttcactatcattttcacctagactctacaagcttggaaccacaagtctcggattcaccacttggccagggccgg of Lineus longissimus chromosome 17, tnLinLong1.2, whole genome shotgun sequence contains these proteins:
- the LOC135501195 gene encoding uncharacterized protein LOC135501195, yielding MMQAVCQKLVQKGSLPLNRSSHAMTVVGNKLYMCGGELLPRLPIDDALHCYDFEEQSWEQVRGMGVTPGGRIAPTMCTVGSKLYLFGGRVGVDMSEGAKSDLFSFDTEKNLWINVAPNGTPPSVRSFHAMTSAGTKFYVFGGCGEQGRLNDLHSFDTETDTWEQLPSCDDIRPRGGCNIAIIDNKLYIVFGFAGEELNDMHELNLTTLTWSKVNLANPIQPRSVFGLVSRDGKLFIFGGEIAPAETGHAGAGKFLDELWCFDPKMNELRKLALTGATPTPRGWFPAAATDSGFVLFGGLNSDNVRLSDLWSIEFPN